The following proteins come from a genomic window of Campylobacter coli 76339:
- a CDS encoding Na+/H+ antiporter NhaA type — MQAVKKIILSETFPGILLIFFTLLALLFKNSPLSIIYTDFFHANFTIGFDHFQISKSLDLWINDGLIAIFFLCIGLELKYEILRGQLKNIRSVSLPIFGALGGMIVPALIFSGINYSHEFAMKGWAIPTATDIAFAVGILMLLGNKIPSSLKLFLLSLAIFDDLGAIVIIALFYTDQLSTLAIIICLLCIFILFVLNYFHITHLPLYVLVGVILWIAMLKSGVHATLAGVIIALFIPLDTKNKKPYLHEVHKDLNPWVVYFILPLFAFANAGVDLRGMHFDSIISPVSMGIMLGLFLGKQLGVFGFCYLAIKLKLAKLPENIKYKKFYGICILTGIGFTMSLFIDGLAYKNSDIFEHADKLAILIASFLSAVVGFVYLKIVK, encoded by the coding sequence ATGCAAGCTGTCAAGAAAATAATTTTAAGTGAAACTTTCCCAGGTATTTTACTCATATTTTTTACTCTTTTGGCATTGCTTTTTAAAAATTCTCCTTTAAGTATTATTTATACAGATTTTTTCCATGCTAACTTTACTATAGGGTTTGATCATTTTCAGATTTCTAAATCTTTAGATTTATGGATAAATGATGGTTTGATTGCTATTTTTTTCCTTTGTATCGGACTTGAGCTAAAATATGAAATTTTACGCGGACAACTTAAAAATATAAGATCAGTTTCTTTGCCTATATTTGGAGCTTTAGGAGGGATGATTGTCCCTGCTTTGATTTTTTCGGGCATTAATTATTCTCATGAATTTGCTATGAAAGGTTGGGCTATTCCCACAGCTACAGATATAGCATTTGCAGTAGGTATTTTAATGCTTTTAGGAAACAAAATTCCTTCTAGTCTTAAGTTGTTTTTGCTTTCTTTGGCTATTTTTGATGACTTAGGGGCTATTGTTATCATTGCCTTGTTTTATACAGATCAATTATCTACTTTGGCAATTATTATATGTCTTTTGTGTATTTTTATTTTATTTGTTTTAAACTATTTTCATATTACTCACTTACCTCTTTATGTTTTAGTTGGCGTGATTTTATGGATAGCCATGTTAAAAAGTGGCGTTCATGCGACTTTAGCAGGTGTGATTATAGCTTTATTTATTCCTCTTGATACTAAAAATAAAAAACCCTATCTTCATGAAGTACACAAGGACTTAAATCCTTGGGTGGTGTATTTTATTTTACCTTTGTTCGCTTTTGCAAACGCGGGTGTTGATTTAAGAGGGATGCATTTTGATTCTATTATTTCACCTGTAAGCATGGGAATTATGTTAGGTCTATTTTTAGGAAAACAATTAGGAGTTTTTGGATTTTGCTATTTGGCTATAAAATTAAAACTTGCAAAACTACCTGAGAATATTAAATATAAAAAATTCTATGGAATTTGTATTTTAACAGGTATTGGTTTTACTATGAGTTTGTTTATCGATGGCTTGGCATATAAAAACAGTGATATTTTTGAACATGCAGATAAGCTAGCTATTTTGATAGCAAGTTTTTTAAGTGCTGTTGTTGGATTTGTATATCTTAAAATTGTTAAATGA
- a CDS encoding Na+/H+ antiporter NhaA type, with protein sequence MNKVLLKLKALVLNEAFGGFLLIICTILALLVQNGSFSEYYRELLNLEVGVSIGEFELNKPFLLWINDGLISIFFFAIGLELKKEFLHGEFRNPKNIVLPFMAALGGILIPALLFVVVNIGDTYTLKGWAIPTATDTAFALAILMMCGKHIPSSLKLFLLSLAIFDDVGAILIIAIFYTTKLSIFAFIVAGIAIFMMLILNILGITRKSFYFICSIILWVSVLKSGVHATLAGIITAFFIPMQTKNGEDFLEGIYESLKFWIVFVILPLFAFANAGVNLSNIDLNAIFSGVSIGIFLGLFVGKQLGVFLFSYLAIKFRLASLPQNANFKQLYGVCILTGIGFTMSLFIDGLAYEVSDIFNYADNLAILVASFCSGIWGFIYLKFFASHS encoded by the coding sequence ATGAATAAGGTTTTATTAAAATTAAAAGCTTTAGTATTAAATGAGGCTTTTGGTGGATTTTTACTCATCATTTGCACTATACTTGCTCTACTTGTGCAAAATGGCTCTTTTAGCGAATATTATCGCGAACTTCTTAATTTAGAAGTCGGAGTTAGTATAGGTGAGTTTGAACTTAATAAACCTTTTTTGCTTTGGATTAATGACGGTCTTATATCAATCTTTTTCTTTGCTATAGGACTTGAGCTTAAAAAAGAATTTCTACACGGAGAATTTAGAAACCCTAAAAATATAGTTTTACCTTTTATGGCGGCATTAGGCGGTATACTCATACCTGCTTTATTGTTTGTTGTGGTTAATATAGGCGATACTTATACTTTAAAAGGTTGGGCTATCCCTACAGCTACGGATACTGCGTTTGCCTTGGCTATTTTGATGATGTGTGGAAAACATATCCCTTCTAGTCTTAAGTTATTTTTACTTTCTTTGGCTATTTTTGATGATGTGGGTGCGATTTTAATTATTGCAATTTTCTATACAACCAAACTTTCAATATTTGCTTTTATAGTTGCAGGAATTGCTATTTTTATGATGTTGATTTTAAATATTTTAGGTATAACGCGAAAATCTTTTTATTTTATTTGTTCAATCATTCTTTGGGTAAGCGTTTTAAAAAGTGGTGTTCATGCAACTTTAGCTGGAATTATTACAGCATTTTTTATACCTATGCAAACTAAAAATGGAGAAGATTTTTTAGAAGGAATTTATGAAAGTTTGAAATTTTGGATAGTTTTTGTTATTTTGCCTTTGTTTGCTTTTGCAAATGCGGGAGTTAATTTATCAAATATAGACTTAAATGCCATTTTTTCAGGTGTTAGTATAGGTATTTTCTTGGGTTTATTTGTAGGCAAACAATTGGGGGTTTTTTTATTTTCATATCTTGCGATTAAATTTAGATTAGCAAGTTTACCTCAAAATGCAAATTTTAAGCAACTTTATGGGGTTTGTATTTTAACAGGTATTGGTTTTACAATGAGTTTGTTTATCGATGGCTTGGCATATGAAGTCAGCGATATTTTTAACTATGCGGATAATCTTGCTATTTTAGTTGCTTCGTTTTGTTCTGGAATTTGGGGTTTTATTTATCTTAAATTTTTTGCTTCACACTCTTAA